In Serratia marcescens subsp. marcescens ATCC 13880, a single genomic region encodes these proteins:
- a CDS encoding MFS transporter, with product MTDKIPGTRWLRVIAPILITCIISFMDRVNISFALPGGMEQDLGITSQMAGVASGIFFIGYLFLQIPGGRLAVYGSGKRFIAWSLVAWAVVSIATGFVTHEYQLLVLRFILGISEGGMLPVVLTMVSNWFPEKELGRANAFVMMFAPLGGMLTAPVSGAIIAALDWRWLFIIEGLLSIVVLTIWWLVISDRPEEARWLPAKERDYLLTELARERKAREGMAPAAKAPLKAVFRNKGLMRLVVLNFFYQTGDYGYTLWLPTILKNLTGGSMANVGVLAILPFVATLAGIYVISMFSDRSGKRRLWVRISLYCFAAALIASVILHEHVVAAYIALVVCGFFLKAATSPFWSIPGRIAAAEVAGSARGVINGLGNLGGFCGPYLVGVMIYLYGQNAAVCALAASLLLAGSITFLLPKECDRTCEETDNRLPSGAKQKWS from the coding sequence ATGACCGATAAAATACCAGGAACTCGCTGGCTGCGGGTTATCGCGCCGATCCTTATCACCTGCATTATTTCATTTATGGATCGCGTTAATATCAGCTTTGCTCTGCCGGGCGGCATGGAACAGGATTTAGGCATTACCAGCCAGATGGCTGGCGTGGCCAGCGGTATCTTTTTTATTGGTTATTTATTTCTGCAAATCCCTGGCGGACGACTTGCGGTTTACGGTAGCGGGAAACGTTTTATCGCCTGGTCGCTCGTGGCCTGGGCGGTTGTCTCTATTGCCACCGGGTTCGTCACCCATGAATATCAACTGCTCGTGCTGCGTTTTATTCTCGGGATCTCCGAAGGGGGAATGTTGCCCGTCGTGCTGACCATGGTCAGCAATTGGTTCCCGGAAAAAGAACTGGGCCGGGCCAATGCCTTTGTCATGATGTTTGCCCCACTAGGAGGGATGCTGACCGCCCCGGTTTCCGGCGCGATTATTGCCGCCCTCGACTGGCGCTGGCTGTTCATTATCGAAGGCTTATTGTCGATCGTGGTGTTGACCATTTGGTGGCTGGTGATCAGTGACCGCCCGGAAGAAGCGCGTTGGCTGCCGGCGAAGGAACGCGACTATTTATTGACCGAACTGGCCCGGGAGCGCAAAGCGCGGGAAGGGATGGCGCCGGCGGCCAAAGCGCCGCTAAAAGCGGTGTTCCGCAACAAGGGATTGATGCGTCTGGTCGTGCTGAATTTCTTTTACCAGACCGGGGACTATGGGTATACGTTGTGGCTGCCCACCATCTTGAAAAACCTGACCGGTGGCAGCATGGCCAATGTTGGGGTATTGGCGATCCTGCCGTTTGTTGCCACTCTGGCGGGGATTTATGTGATTTCGATGTTCAGCGATCGCAGCGGTAAACGCCGTTTGTGGGTCAGGATCTCCCTGTACTGTTTTGCGGCGGCGCTGATAGCCTCGGTGATCCTGCATGAGCACGTGGTGGCCGCCTATATCGCGTTGGTGGTGTGCGGCTTCTTCCTTAAAGCGGCGACCAGCCCCTTCTGGTCAATTCCCGGACGCATTGCGGCGGCAGAAGTGGCGGGCAGCGCTCGCGGGGTGATCAACGGACTGGGCAACCTCGGTGGGTTTTGCGGCCCCTATCTGGTCGGCGTCATGATTTATCTGTACGGACAGAACGCCGCGGTTTGCGCGCTGGCGGCATCGCTGCTGCTGGCGGGAAGTATCACCTTCCTGCTGCCGAAAGAATGCGATCGCACCTGCGAAGAAACGGATAACCGCCTGCCATCCGGGGCCAAACAGAAATGGAGTTGA